From the genome of Candidatus Omnitrophota bacterium:
ACAGACGTCATGGGGCTCGTCCGTAAGGAGAAGATGCTTCTCGACAGGAAACTGAAACCCCACGGTTACAATATAGGCATGAATATAGGCAGGGTGGGCGGCGCAGGTTTCGACGGCCACGTACACATACATATCGTGCCGCGGTGGACGGGTGATACGAACTTCATGCCCGTGCTTTCCGGCACAAAAGTCGTGGCGGAGTCGCTCGACGTGTTGTACAAACTACTTACCGGGGCAGAATGCTGAAACGGAAAGACCTGGAAAAACGCGAGGATATCCTCGCCCCGTATGCCCAGAAGAGCCGGCTCTCGAAGGGCAGGTTCTACAGGGAACCGGAACACGACTACCGGACCGCCTATCAGCGCGACAGGGACCGCATCATCTATTCCACCGCATTCCGCCGCCTCGAATATAAGACCCAGGTATTCGTGAACCACGAAGGCGACTACTACAGGACGCGCCTCACGCATACGCTGGAGGTCGGCCAGATCGCCAAGTCGATCGCGCGCGCGCTCGGACTGAACGAGGACCTGGTGGAGGCGATAAGCTTCGCCCACGACCTCGGCCATACGCCGTTCGGCCATTCGGGGGAAGATGCCCTCCATGAGCTCATGCGCGATTACGGGGGTTTCGACCATAATACCCAGGGCCTCAGGGTGGTCGACCACCTCGAGGAACGTTATTCCGACTTCCCGGGGCTTAACCTCACATATGAAGTGAGGGAGGGGATCATCAAGCACTCTACGCCGTTCGACAGCCCGCGTCCGGCCATACCGTTCGAATCAAAAGGTTCTCCGATCCTCGAGATACAGGTGGTCGACATCGCGGATGAGATCGCCTACGACAACCATGACCTTGACGACGGGATCACGAGCGGACTGATAAAAGAGAAAGACCTCAGGAAGGTAAAACTATGGACGGAGAAGGACAGGGAGATAAAGCGCCGCTCTCCCCACATAAAGGATGAGGTCCGTAAGTATCAGGTGATACGCGCTATCATAAATGAGCAGGTCACCGACCTTTTGCGCCAGACCGAGCTCAATATAAAGAAGTTCAAGCTCCAGCGGCCGCAGGACACGGTCAGGATACCGGAACGTATCGTGACATTCTCCAAGACGATGCAGGGCCTTCGCGCGCCGATGCGGGAGTTCCTCATGGAAAATCTCTACCAGCATTACCGCGTGGTCAGGATGGCGAACAAGGCCTATCGTTTCATCGCCGACCTCTTCAATGTCTACCTCGATAAGGTCGAACAGCTGCCGCCGACGACCCAGGGCCGGCTCAAGAAAGAGGAGAAGCACCGCGTCGTCTGTGACTACATCGCCGGCATGACGGACCGCTACGCGCTCGATGAGTACAAGAAGTTCTTCGAGCCGTACGAGCGAGTGTAACGTTAATTTCAAATTTCCAATGTCAAATCCCAAATTAATTCCCGATGTCCAATGTCAAATTGGGAATTGGACATTAATTTGACATTTGGAATTGGTCATTTGACATTAACATATCTTTATCCGCTGTTATCTAAGGAAGGGGCTTAATAATGAACCCGACAATCGAGATGATACTGGGGAGGAGGGCGGTGAGGGCGTATGAGGCGAAGCCAATACCGAGAGACGTTATGGAGGAGATAATAAGGGCGGGGAATGCGGCGCCGAGCGGATGCAATGCCCAGGCCTGGAGGTTCGTCGCGGTCGAGGACGCCGAATCCCGGGAACGGCTTGCCGCGCTTGCCCTCCCGCGGTACAAGAAATGGATGGCCGGCGCGTCCGACGGGTTAAAAGAGATGCGCGAGGAGATCGACTCTGTCGTGAAAGACCCCGTATACTACTCGGCGCCTTCCATCGTCTTTGTGATAGGGAGCGGCATGACAGCCGATCTCGACAGCCCTATGGTCTGCCAGAATATGATGCTTGCCGCCAGGTCGTTGGGGGTGGGCAGCTGCTGGGTATACTTCGGGCAACTGGTCCTTGACGACAAAGACGTCAGGGCTGCCCTGGAGTTAAGGGAGGACGAGAAGGTATACGGGCCGATACTGTTCGGATATCCCAAGGACGGCTTCCCCGATTCCCCTCCGAAGAAAGAAGCGACGGTGAAATGGATATAGCTGACCGGAACAGGGAATATCTTCCGTTAATTTCCAATGTCCAATGTCAAATTCCAAATTAATTCCCAATAACCGATTTCAAATCAGGAGGCGGAGATGAAACGGCTTTTTCTTTCCGATACGGACCGTAAGATAGGCGGGGTCTGCGGAGGGCTGGGGGAGTTTTTCGATAAAGACCCGACCATCTTCAGGATCCTATTTGTCATCATAAGCATGCTGTGGGGGTTCGGGATCATCGTATATCTCATAATGTGGCTTATCATCCCGAGGAAGCCGAAGGGTGCGTCTCCGGAAAAATAGGTAGTAGAAAAAAATAAAATAGGGATGAGATGATAAAGGCGAAGGCGGGGAAGTTAGCGGCTGAGGCGGCTTACCAGAAAAATTCTATTGTCAGCCGCGAGATCATCAATAAGAAGACGGGGACCGTTACCGTCTTCGCGTTCGATAAGGACGAAGGGCTGAGCGAACACACGGCGCCTTTCGATGCGCTTATTTATATACTGGACGGCGAGGCGAGGGTTTTCATCTCCGGCAGGGCGCATCGGGTAAAGAAGGACGAGGCGATCATAATGCCGGCAAATAGACCCCATTCCCTGAAGGCGCTGAAAAGATTCAAGATGCTCTTGATCATGATAAGATCGTAGGAATGCGCTAGGAGAAGAGACAATATGCAGATCTTTGGTATAGTAAGCACGCTTTTGTTCACACTTTGTTTCATCCGGTCTTCTCCTGTCCTTTGTTACATTTACGCTGATCGTTTATTACAGAAAATGATAAAGACAAGGACATCTTTTTCATGAAGATATCATTCGATAACCATCGGATCTCCGCCGGACCTCTCAATATTTTACAACACATATATTATGCTCCTAACCATTACGGTCTTTCTGTAAGACAGACCACCGGGATGCATCAGGACTACTGGTCCAAGGAGTTGCCGAAGCTTTTAAAAAATGCAAAAGATAGAAGCGATTTACTGAATCGGCTCATCAAAGAACTTGAGCATTTAGGCGCAAGAGCCGAAGAGCGCCGGGCCAGACAACGGGAACAGATCCACGGAGGGAAATGGGCTGAAAAAGAGATAGTGCTAAATGCGGAGCTCCTGGCCGTGCTTTCGGCCCTGCCCGATACCTTGCTCGGAAGTTTTTTTACGCGCCTTACCGGAGCGCGCGACTTCCCGAAAAGATGCCGGGTTGTAGATCTTAAGCTTAAAAAAGAGCGCGATGGCGAAGATACGGATTTTGTAGAACCGGATCTACTTATATTGGGCGAAGACACCTTGCTCATGATAGAGATAAAGAGTCGCGGCGGGAAGACAAGCTCCCGCAGTTATCCTCCCTTGCAGCTTCTCAATTATATGAGGCTTATAATAGAGTGCCGCAAGACGGAAGATGATAAGCTGCCTTCCAGGTTTGGGCACCTTATACTGATGCCGTCATTGGACCTGAAGTGGTTGGAGCAGCATGAGAAATGGGTCATGGGGATCGACAAAGACAATGAGAGGAAACTTCGGGTAAATGCGAATGCGTCTCTTGTATTCGGTGATACATATGTGAAGAAGCATAGAGGTGAATTTTATAATACCTTGAAAAGCACACCCATTTATTACCGATCGTGGGACGAGCTTGCCGATGCATTTCAACAGGAAATACAAGCTGCCACAAAGGACCCTTATCATAAACATTGGGAAAGGGTAGGGGCAGAATTACTGGAGATGGCAAATAAAGCCGGTATGTATAAGCAGTAAAGTGACTGTTCCTAATATGAGATGAACCTTATCCTTCTCTCCAAAGACGACTTTATCGATCCCGGCAGGCGCGTCCGCCTTACGGGGAGGCGCCACAAGCATATCCGCGAAATACTTAAATCATCGATCGGTGACGAACTTTGTGTGGGCCTCCTGGGTGACAGGATAGGCAAGGGGCGAGTTCTCGCGATCGACGATAAGGCGGTCGAGATGGAGATATCCCTCGAGACCGACCCGCCCCGGCCGGTACCTATCACCCTCGTCCTCGCCCTGCCGCGGCCCATCGTCTTAAAAAGAGTCCTCAGCCACGTGACGGCCCTCGGCATAAAGAAGATAATACTCATACAGACAGAGAGGGTAGAGAAGAGCTACTGGAATAGCCCGGCACTCAAGGAAGAGAGCATACGGACGCAACTTATGCTCGGGCTTGAACAGGCCAAAGATACTATCATGCCTGAAGTCCTATGCCGTACGAAGTTCAAGCCGTTCGCCGAAGACGAACTTCCCAGCCTGATAAGAGGTACGCGCGCCTTCCTTGCCGATCCCGAGGCAGAGGAGGCGGCCCCCTGCGGAAATGCGACCCCCGCCACCCTTGTGATAGGTACGGAAGGCGGCTTCCTGCCTAATGAAGCCGCGCTCCTTAAGAGAGCCGGATGCGAAAGCGTCCGTTTCGGCAAACGCATCCTGCGCGTAGAGACGGCCGTAATAGCGGCCATAGCGCGCCTGGCGCCTTGACCCTTTAAACTATTGACAACTCGCGCGACGAGGATTATAATCAGGGTCAATGGCAGAAGAGATCAAGGAAGGAGAATACAGGCAGGAGCTGTTCGAGCGGCTCAAGAAGAGCATCAGCCTGAAGAAGGAAGAGGAGTGCTTCGGCGTCTGTATAAAGCCTGCCCTCTGGTGGATCATCGACAGGCCGCACCCCAAAGAGATCGACCTCGAGCGCGCCATCTACCCCAATTGCCCCCACCTGAAGAAGTCGAGATCCTCCAGGAGGAAACGCTGTCTCGGCGACCTCGCCTCGGCCGTAAAGAACGCCACATCGACGAAGGCGGTGGCCAAGTTCGAGTGCGGGGAGGGGCTTCACGGGTTCGTATATCCCATCTTCCAGGGTGAAAAGCTTTACGGCTACATAGGCGCCTGCTATGCGAAAAGGGAGATCTCTCCCTCTATCCTCAATATCTTTGCCGCCTTCACCGATACGATCATAAAAGAGATACAGAAAGAGCTCGAGCTCTCCAAACTATACGAAACGATACGCCCGCGCGCGATAGCGCTGTCGACCGTCCACACCGTGCACCGGCTCATAAGCTCGACTCTCGACCTGAACGAGCTCCTCCCGCGCATAGCGC
Proteins encoded in this window:
- a CDS encoding PspC domain-containing protein, with the protein product MKRLFLSDTDRKIGGVCGGLGEFFDKDPTIFRILFVIISMLWGFGIIVYLIMWLIIPRKPKGASPEK
- a CDS encoding HIT domain-containing protein is translated as MKELWAPWRSKYIYARKQTRCIFCGNRTRSKNDRKRYIVARSEHSFAMLNLYPYNNGHVMVAPYRHVKSIEYLSGEELTDVMGLVRKEKMLLDRKLKPHGYNIGMNIGRVGGAGFDGHVHIHIVPRWTGDTNFMPVLSGTKVVAESLDVLYKLLTGAEC
- a CDS encoding nitroreductase family protein, whose product is MNPTIEMILGRRAVRAYEAKPIPRDVMEEIIRAGNAAPSGCNAQAWRFVAVEDAESRERLAALALPRYKKWMAGASDGLKEMREEIDSVVKDPVYYSAPSIVFVIGSGMTADLDSPMVCQNMMLAARSLGVGSCWVYFGQLVLDDKDVRAALELREDEKVYGPILFGYPKDGFPDSPPKKEATVKWI
- a CDS encoding cupin domain-containing protein; translated protein: MIKAKAGKLAAEAAYQKNSIVSREIINKKTGTVTVFAFDKDEGLSEHTAPFDALIYILDGEARVFISGRAHRVKKDEAIIMPANRPHSLKALKRFKMLLIMIRS
- a CDS encoding 16S rRNA (uracil(1498)-N(3))-methyltransferase; translated protein: MNLILLSKDDFIDPGRRVRLTGRRHKHIREILKSSIGDELCVGLLGDRIGKGRVLAIDDKAVEMEISLETDPPRPVPITLVLALPRPIVLKRVLSHVTALGIKKIILIQTERVEKSYWNSPALKEESIRTQLMLGLEQAKDTIMPEVLCRTKFKPFAEDELPSLIRGTRAFLADPEAEEAAPCGNATPATLVIGTEGGFLPNEAALLKRAGCESVRFGKRILRVETAVIAAIARLAP
- a CDS encoding deoxyguanosinetriphosphate triphosphohydrolase; the protein is MLKRKDLEKREDILAPYAQKSRLSKGRFYREPEHDYRTAYQRDRDRIIYSTAFRRLEYKTQVFVNHEGDYYRTRLTHTLEVGQIAKSIARALGLNEDLVEAISFAHDLGHTPFGHSGEDALHELMRDYGGFDHNTQGLRVVDHLEERYSDFPGLNLTYEVREGIIKHSTPFDSPRPAIPFESKGSPILEIQVVDIADEIAYDNHDLDDGITSGLIKEKDLRKVKLWTEKDREIKRRSPHIKDEVRKYQVIRAIINEQVTDLLRQTELNIKKFKLQRPQDTVRIPERIVTFSKTMQGLRAPMREFLMENLYQHYRVVRMANKAYRFIADLFNVYLDKVEQLPPTTQGRLKKEEKHRVVCDYIAGMTDRYALDEYKKFFEPYERV